GCGCCCAACGCGCTGGTCGGCTTCGCTGTGCGCGGACATGTGGAGTTGCGCCGTTTGCATATACTGCTGGACGGTCGACCGGAGGTGATGCCGAGTCTTTCGCCGGTGCGCTGGGCGGATCTTGCCGTCTTGCGGCGGGTGGCCGCCAGCCCGGCAGAGCCCGCGCGAACACCGCGTCTCGCCGCTGTGCTAGGACGTCGGGTGCTGGCCTTGGGCGAGAATGGCGACGGTGCCGCAGACGTGTTCTTGGCCAAATTCGATCTCATTCGCCACCTCGCCAGCACGGGGCGAATGCGCATGCTCGTGCTGGACGTGCCGGCAGTGGCAGCGGAGCGAGTGGATCGCTACGTACGCGGCAGCGCTGACGATCGGGAAGCCGTGGTCGACGCTCTGACCTACCCCGCCTTTCAGTCCGCGCAGATGCTGCAGATCATCGACTGGCTGCGCACTACCAATGGTGAGCGTCCGCAGGCGATTGGCATCGCCGGCTTCGACGTACGGCAGCCGCGCTGGGCGTTGCGGGCGCTAGAGAGGGCAAGCATTCGCATCGACGCAGTGCTGGAGCCGTGGCAACGCGGCGAGGTGGCGCGCGCGCTGGCCAGGATCGAAGCATTGGCCCCGCGTACGGCCGGGGATCCTGCCCTTGCGCGCTACCTGCGACTGGCCCGCCGAGGTTTGCTCGTGGGCCGTCCTGACCTGAGTGGTCGATCCCGTGGCGCCTATATGGCGGACGAGGTGCTGCGCCTGGCGCGAGCACAAACCGGACAACTTGTCCTATGGGCAGATAACTCGCACGTGGCGCGCCATGCGGGCCGGCTGGGAGGCGAGCTGGCACAAGCGCTCGGCGAAGACTACGCCGTGATTGGATTTACCTTCGCAGAGGGCGCCTACGCCGCCCATGGCCCCGACTCGCCCTACCCAGTGCAAACCCCCTACCCTGGCACTCACGAGCACCTCCTCGCAGATACAGGCCTGGAGCGCTTTATCCTAGGGCTCGCGGATGTCCCCGAAGCGCATCCTCTTCGAGAGCGGCGAGGACTGCGGGTGCTCGGCGCGTTGCCACAGCCGTTCGATCAGTTCCTGCCAGTTACCCTTGAGTCGCAGTTTGATGCTATCGGTTTTGTCAGGCGAACGGCAGCCGCCCAACGGCTGCGGGAGGAGCCTGTCGACTAGGGCTTGGCGTGAGCTTCTTGCCTTGCACCCCCGAGGCAGTGCCGATCGCCCTCGGACGCAACATGAAAGCCCGCCGCGCGCACTTGTGCAGCCTCCGTGCTTTGCGGGTCGCGCAGGGGATTGGTGTGATTGAAGTGGATGAAATGCACCTTCGCGCGATCCTCCACGGCTAGGGGCGCAAAGCGCTCCATCGAGTGTCTAACGAGGGGGTGAGGGAAGCCGCTCATATCCCGCCCGGGGATCTCGCCGTTGGCGAAGAAGGTGGCGTCGAGAAAGGCTAGATCCACTTCGGCGATCAGTTCCTCGATGCGCACGCCCCAGTCATCCCACTGCTCCCAGGAATCGATGTCGGGGATAAACAGAGCGGATGCCTGCGGACCTTCGATGCGAAAGCCCGCCACTTCGGCGTACTCCTGACGGTGAGGCACGGTGAAGGCGGTCACGTTTAGGCGTGCACCTAGCCGTTGGATGCCGCCTGCGGTCATCGGTTGGAGTCTGATGTTCTCGTAAGCGACGAGCTGGCTCCAGGGTCCGTGTTCGCGCAGGAACTGCGCGAAGCGCGGCAGCGTGTACACGGGGACGCTGCGCGCGCCGAGGGACTCGTGTCCGAGGAACATGAGCCCCGTGTAGTGGCCGATGTGAGCGTGGGTGATAAACACGCCGTCGAGTATTGGTCGTCCACGCGCCTGTGGTCCTGCTAGGCGAGTCAGGTCGTATCCCTGACGGCGTATGTCCGGTGTTGCCTCGAACAGCCAACGAGCACCCCGTCGGTGATCGACCAGGCCCAGGGAGACGATCAAACGCGCAGCGGCAGGGTCCTCCCACGCAGGGTCTTGCCAGCGTCCGAACTGGGGCGTGCCGCCGTCCTGGGAGGTACCGAGGACCAGCAGTTCCACCTCGCAGGTTCCGAGGGCCGCGGCCGCGAGCAGCGCCGCAGCGGTGGCGGCGCTCAGCATGGCTACAGCTCCGAGAGGATCTGACGCCGCTTGTCGTTGTACTCTGCCTCGGTGATCAGGCCCTGCTGGTACAGGTCGATCAGCAAGCGAAGGCGCTCTTCGATGTTCGTTCCAGGCACCCTAAGGGGAGCACTCGGTGGTGCACTGGCAGCTGCGGGTACCGCGGCTGGAGCGCTGCTACTGTTGCTGGGGGCGGCCTCTAGTTGCTCACGCATGCGGGACATTTCCGCCCGCATTGCTTCTTGCTCAGCCTGCAGCGCGGTGGCCTCCTCGCTCGTCATGCCCGCGCTAGGCGCAGAGACTTCGGCGGCGGGTGCAGCACCACCGGCGGCGGTCGCTAGGGTAGGCTGGGCCTCGATACTGTCGAGGGCCAGGTCCACGTCGATAACGATCCAGTCCGTGCGAACCTTACCCTTGGAGGTCACCTGGTTGCTGAGCCCTTCGTAGGCGAGCAGCTGACCTTTGAGAGCGCCAGAGTTGCGCTTGCGGTTACCCGAGCTGAGCGCGTACGGCTGCACCGCACCGGTGGTATCGAAGAGCCGTTCGAACTCTCGGTTTCGTTGGCGATCGAGCTCGCCGATGATGATGTTCAGCTTGCCGTCCGCGTAGAAGATGCGGCCCGAGGTCAGGGCCAACCCGCTGAGCAGCACCAGCCGCCGCGCACGCCGCTGAATCACAAACGTGACGTCCTGATCGGGCTGCGCCAGCTGCAGGCCTTTCGCGATTTGACCGGCGAGCAAAGTCGCCTGCTGGGGTGAGAACAAAGTCTCCAGCTCGTTGTTTGAGAATAGTCCATCGGCGCGCACGGTGATGGCCTGAAGGATAGGCTTGAGATCGTCCGGCGACAGCT
Above is a window of Pseudomonadota bacterium DNA encoding:
- a CDS encoding erythromycin esterase family protein, whose product is MSLSLQDLTPTGEPFGWYLQADAEKLEQQVLADPATGLPRWVLRNAGPSPAIAYTRSDGASVCHRRLRIAAEARTEDSGSVSGVVRIDGSPNFGAPVPLSREWVEARHEVEGIPCVAPNALVGFAVRGHVELRRLHILLDGRPEVMPSLSPVRWADLAVLRRVAASPAEPARTPRLAAVLGRRVLALGENGDGAADVFLAKFDLIRHLASTGRMRMLVLDVPAVAAERVDRYVRGSADDREAVVDALTYPAFQSAQMLQIIDWLRTTNGERPQAIGIAGFDVRQPRWALRALERASIRIDAVLEPWQRGEVARALARIEALAPRTAGDPALARYLRLARRGLLVGRPDLSGRSRGAYMADEVLRLARAQTGQLVLWADNSHVARHAGRLGGELAQALGEDYAVIGFTFAEGAYAAHGPDSPYPVQTPYPGTHEHLLADTGLERFILGLADVPEAHPLRERRGLRVLGALPQPFDQFLPVTLESQFDAIGFVRRTAAAQRLREEPVD
- a CDS encoding SHOCT domain-containing protein; translated protein: MFYKDGAYSTFALADQDTDRYGLNEHPVELSPDDLKPILQAITVRADGLFSNNELETLFSPQQATLLAGQIAKGLQLAQPDQDVTFVIQRRARRLVLLSGLALTSGRIFYADGKLNIIIGELDRQRNREFERLFDTTGAVQPYALSSGNRKRNSGALKGQLLAYEGLSNQVTSKGKVRTDWIVIDVDLALDSIEAQPTLATAAGGAAPAAEVSAPSAGMTSEEATALQAEQEAMRAEMSRMREQLEAAPSNSSSAPAAVPAAASAPPSAPLRVPGTNIEERLRLLIDLYQQGLITEAEYNDKRRQILSEL
- a CDS encoding MBL fold metallo-hydrolase, with protein sequence MLSAATAAALLAAAALGTCEVELLVLGTSQDGGTPQFGRWQDPAWEDPAAARLIVSLGLVDHRRGARWLFEATPDIRRQGYDLTRLAGPQARGRPILDGVFITHAHIGHYTGLMFLGHESLGARSVPVYTLPRFAQFLREHGPWSQLVAYENIRLQPMTAGGIQRLGARLNVTAFTVPHRQEYAEVAGFRIEGPQASALFIPDIDSWEQWDDWGVRIEELIAEVDLAFLDATFFANGEIPGRDMSGFPHPLVRHSMERFAPLAVEDRAKVHFIHFNHTNPLRDPQSTEAAQVRAAGFHVASEGDRHCLGGARQEAHAKP